The Podospora pseudocomata strain CBS 415.72m chromosome 3, whole genome shotgun sequence genome window below encodes:
- a CDS encoding hypothetical protein (COG:O; EggNog:ENOG503P1XI) → MNIPLPIHSSPSLRNRESRDYHIKNNTSISSNTSTQRTPPPAAEAINGPVREAARGSAVINDKLIVGVDFGTTFSGVAAVYTGTPDDIEIIKTWPGGNGITSDKVPTELSYDLPPNSPPGTAPTIKWGFQFKPEESRLRCIKLFLDRSQKLPYYVSPLETAAQLKKFKKTVADAVSDYLTQIYKHTMDTLTRRYGETFMASTKVSFVLTCPAVWSDAAKNTTLQAAERAGMGAGGQIQIISEPEAAAVYTLKAIQPNHLKVGDNFIVCDGGGGTVDLIAYKIVSLNPIKVEESAVGTGGLCGSAFLNYRFEEHVKSRLGQSRFDDMKAKRGKTWQMGLRYFEEFVKRNFNEDEHQEVNVPFPGLPDDEEAGLDSGFLVMTADQIKEIFDPVVKEVCELVQGQVDNLRALGGIVSGIILVGGFGQSDYLYRKLKTHFTSAAPPPYSERPSQANIDMRERPSVEVMQPIYAWTAVVRGAVLRGLEGNMVISRKARMHYGTSYATVYDEEKHSVAERYWSPLWERWMVSDRMQWHIAKGEALSPMQPIAFHYTRNFRPGQSLVVTDDLIACQADEPPKAFTRDLVHVCTLTTDLSAVPRHLFTRLTTTRGVEFDNLDFTLEMIVDSAGLGFELKVDGVRYGRVDAEFH, encoded by the exons ATGAatatccctctccccatccactCATCACCGAGTCTGCGGAATCGGGAAAGCAGAGACTATCAcatcaaaaacaacacctccatcaGCAGCAATACCAGCACTCAAAGAACACCGCCACCGGCGGCCGAGGCTATCAATGGCCCGGTTAGGGAGGCGGCCAGAGGGTCAGCAGTTATCAACGACAAGTTAATCGTTGGTGTCGACTTTGGAACTACATTCTCAGG AGTAGCAGCAGTCTACACCGGCACCCCCGACGACATAGAAATCATCAAAACCTGGCCGGGCGGCAACGGCATCACCTCAGACAAGGTGCCCACCGAACTATCCTAcgacctccctcccaactcaCCCCCAGGCACCGCCCCAACGATAAAATGGGGGTTCCAGTTCAAACCAGAAGAGTCCCGCCTCCGGTGCATCAAGCTCTTTCTCGACCGCTCCCAGAAATTACCATACTATGTCTCACCCCTCGAAACCGCCGCCCAGCTTAAGAAGTTCAAGAAGACGGTCGCCGACGCCGTGAGTGATTACCTAACGCAGATATACAAACACACAATGGACACCCTCACACGAAGATACGGCGAGACGTTTATGGCCTCGACAAAGGTCAGTTTTGTTCTCACCTGCCCGGCGGTCTGGTCAGATGCTGCGAAGAACACTACTTTgcaggcggcggagagggccGGGATGGGGGCCGGGGGGCAGATTCAGATTATCAGTGAGCCCGAGGCGGCGGCCGTGTATACTTTGAAGGCGATACAGCCTAATCACTTGAAGGTTGGGGATAATTTTATTGTttgtgacggtggtggcgggacGGTCGA CCTCATCGCCTACAAAATCGTCTCTCTAAACCCCATAAAAGTAGAAGAATCAGCCGTTGGAACCGGCGGGTTGTGCGGTAGCGCCTTTCTCAACTACCGGTTCGAGGAGCATGTCAAGTCCAGACTCGGACAGAGCAGGTTCGATGACATGAAGGCGAAAAGGGGCAAGACATGGCAGATGGGACTGCGGTATTTCGAGGAGTTTGTCAAGAGGAATTTCAACGAGGACGAACATCAGGAGGTCAATGTGCC GTTTCCTGGCCTTcccgacgacgaagaagccgGCCTCGACTCGGGCTTCCTCGTCATGACAGCCGACCAAATCAAAGAAATCTTCGACCCCGTCGTCAAAGAAGTCTGCGAACTCGTCCAAGGTCAAGTCGACAACCTCCGCGCGTTGGGGGGGATCGTCTCgggcatcatcctcgtcggtggCTTCGGACAAAGCGACTACCTCTACCGCAAGCTCAAGACTCACTTCACCAGcgccgccccccctccctatAGTGAGAGACCCTCCCAGGCCAACATCGACATGCGAGAGCGGCCCTCGGTGGAGGTGATGCAGCCAATATACGCCTGGACGGCCGTCGTCCGCGGCGCGGTTTTGCGCGGCTTGGAAGGTAACATGGTCATATCCCGAAAGGCGAGAATGCACTATGGCACGTCGTATGCGACTGTGTACGACGAGGAGAAGCACTCTGTAGCGGAGAGGTACTGGTCGCCGctgtgggagaggtggatgGTCAGTGACAGGATGCAATGGCATATTGCAAAG ggAGAAGCGCTATCGCCCATGCAACCCATCGCCTTCCACTACACCCGCAACTTCCGCCCGGGGCAGTCGTTGGTCGTCACCGACGACCTCATCGCCTGCCAGGCTGATGAGCCGCCCAAGGCTTTTACTCGGGATCTGGTGCACGTCTGCACGCTGACCACGGACCTCAGCGCGGTGCCCAGGCATCTGTTCACCAGACTGACAACCACACGCGGTGTTGAGTTCGACAATCTGGATTTTACCCTCGAGATGATCGTTGACAGTGCGGGGCTGGGGTTCGAGCTCAAGGTTGACGGGGTGAGGTATGGGAGGGTAGATGCCGAGTTTCACTAG
- a CDS encoding hypothetical protein (EggNog:ENOG503PIGQ), with protein sequence MSLSPGGGPSGGGVGGGSGGGGNNHHNHSHNHNHNHNYNHNHNHNFGGGGGGGGPSSSSFAHFHNKSFNNRKFSSAYMNTTATTSSGSLSSSSLSNDDEDDGDAFTSAMRDRQARGKDPYNSGDGSEGSDLSDREGGIGTSKLRLGGGGGGGGGGRPEKEDYASRELRQKAIAFLDNPELLMMYAQSTGDSIPGARLHFMRLLCGYDDLPQHSSSNIVATSGSRFANRPDHPRQQAHNIGEKRRR encoded by the exons ATGTCCCTGTCACCTGGAGGAGGCCCATCCGGTGGTGgagtaggaggaggaagtggtggtgggggcaacaatcaccacaaccacagccacaaccacaatcacaaccacaattacaaccacaaccacaaccacaacttcggtggcggcggcggtggtggaggtccatcttcatcctcgttTGCACATTTCCACAATAAGAGCTTCAACAACAGGAAGTTCAGTTCAGCTTATATGAACACGACGGCGACGACCAGCTCGGGATCACTttcatcgtcgtcattatcaaacgacgacgaggacgacggcgACGCTTTCACTTCTGCCATGCGCGATCGTCAGGCGAGGGGGAAGGACCCCTATAATTCGGGGGATGGGTCTGAGGGGAGTGACTTGAGTGATCGGGAGGGTGGGATTGGGACGTCGAAGTTgagattggggggtggtggtggtggtggtggtggagggag accggagaaggaggattaCGCGAGCAGAGAGCTTCGTCAAAAGGCGATTGCCTTTTTGGATAATCCTGAGCTGCTGATGATGTATGCTCAGAGTACGGGTGAT AGCATACCAGGTGCCCGTCTCCATTTTATGCGTCTCCTTTGTGGGTATGACGATCTCCCTCAGCATTCTTCCAGCAATATAGTGGCAACGTCAGGTTCACGGTTTGCCAACCGACCTGATCACCCTAGACAGCAAGCTCACAATATCGGTGAGAAACGTCGCCGATAG
- a CDS encoding hypothetical protein (EggNog:ENOG503P5XT): MTMIAPLFNGISQVILSHKAPSLFLIPFSSFLLTHTKNASTYSNTKLCVSCSRFPPARSYHSATCLALATTPTAAPFLQTLRSTSSASRFPRQKRFFSRTAAVKMSDEDYLAFLNKANASSSTTTQAASSSDKQHFKLVDPGVEVPEKLKQAVEGKVYTAASSEAESPCEVVALRLEGDGGLPDEEEFARMIGHTDPKGAKVEIKDPVDWDPEGGNNEVLEAVREVGKGGDVRVYEVGGDERGVRVCYFLVTAVGGKVLGVVGEGIFT, encoded by the coding sequence ATGACCATGATTGCGCCCCTTTTCAACGGAATTAGTCAAGTTATTTTGTCCCACAAGgctccctccctctttctGATTccattttcttctttccttttGACTCATACCAAGAACGCTTCGACGTACTCGAACACAAAGCTTTGTGTTTCTTGTTCACGATTCCCACCAGCTCGATCGTACCACTCTGCTACCTGCCTAGCTCTAGCCACTACACCTACCGCAGCTCCATTTCTACAAACACTACGATCTACCTCCTCCGCGTCAAGATTCCCCCGACAGAAGCGATTCTTCTCCCGCACTGCCGCCGTCAAGATGTCGGACGAGGATTACCTCGCCTTTTTGAACAAGGCCAACGCTTCTTCGTCTACTACCACCCAAGCCGCGAGTAGTAGTGATAAACAGCACTTTAAACTTGTCGACCCCGGTGTGGAGGTTCCGGAGAAGCTGAAACAGGCGGTTGAAGGAAAGGTTTATACGGCTGCGTCGTCGGAGGCGGAAAGCCCGTGTGAGGTTGtggcgttgaggttggagggtgatgggggcttgccggatgaggaggagtttgcgAGGATGATTGGGCATACTGATCCCAAGGGGGCAAAGGTGGAGATCAAAGATCCGGTGGATTGGGATCcggagggggggaataatgaggttttggaggcggTTAgggaggttgggaaggggggggatgtgagggtttatgaggttgggggggatgagaggggggtgagggtttgTTACTTTTTGGTGACTgcggtgggggggaaggttttgggggttgtgggggaggggatttttacttga
- the RPL3 gene encoding 60S ribosomal protein L3 (EggNog:ENOG503NUF5; COG:J) produces the protein MSHRKYEAPRHGSLAYLPRKRAARHRGKVKSFPKDDAKKPVHLTAAMGYKAGMTTIVRDMDRPGAKANKKEVVEAVTIIDTPPMIVVGLVGYIETPRGLRSLTTVWAEHLSDEVKRRFYKNWYKSKKKAFTKYAKKHSENSGASITRELERIKKYCTVVRVLAHTQIRKTPLKQKKAHLMEIQINGGSVADKVEFGHGLFEKPVSIDTIFEKDEMIDVIAVTKGHGFSGVTARWGTKKLPRKTHKGLRKVACIGAWHPSHVQWTVARAGQMGYHHRTSVNHKVYRIGKGDADDNAATEIDVTKKTITPMGGFVRYGEIKNDFVMVKGSVPGTKKRIMTLRKSMFIHTSRKALEKVELKWIDTSSEFGHGAFQTPAEKKQYQGTLKKDLAASS, from the exons ATGTCTCACCGCA AGTACGAGGCCCCTCGCCATGGCTCTTTGGCCTACCTGCCGCGCAAGCGCGCTGCCCGCCATAGAGGAAAGGTCAAGTC CTTCCCCAAGGACGACGCCAAGAAGCCCGTCCACCTGACGGCCGCGATGGGCTACAAGGCCGGCATGACCACCATCGTCCGCGACATGGACCGTCCCGgtgccaaggccaacaagaaggaaGTGGTGGAAGCTGTGACAATCATTGATACTCCTCCT ATGATTGTTGTGGGTCTGGTTGGT TACATCGAGACTCCCCGCGGTCTCcgctccctcaccaccgtctgGGCCGAGCACTTGTCCGATGAGGTCAAGCGCCGCTTCTACAAGAACTGGtacaagtccaagaagaaggctttcACCAAGTACGCCAAGAAGCACTCCGAGAACAGCGGTGCCTCCATCACCCGCGAGCTCGAGCGCATCAAGAAGTACTGCACCGTCGTCCGCGTTCTTGCCCACACCCAAATCCGCAAGACCCCCctcaagcagaagaaggcccaCCTCATGGAGATCCAGATCAACGGTGGCTCCGTCGCCGACAAGGTCGAGTTCGGCCACGGCCTCTTCGAGAAGCCCGTCTCCATCGACACCATCTTCGAGAAGGACGAGATGATTGACGTTATCGCCGTCACCAAGGGTCACGGTTTCAGCGGTGTCACCGCCAGATGGGGCACCAAGAAGCTTCCCCGCAAGACTCACAAGGGTCTCCGCAAGGTCGCCTGTATCGGTGCCTGGCATCCCTCCCACGTCCAGTGGACTGTTGCCCGTGCCGGTCAGATGGGTTACCACCACCGTACCTCGGTCAACCACAAGGTTTACCGCATCGGCAAgggtgatgctgatgacAACGCCGCTACTGAGATCGATGTCACCAAGAAGACCATCACTCC CATGGGTGGCTTCGTCCGCTACGGCGAGATCAAGAACGACTTCGTCATGGTCAAGGGTTCCGTCCCCGGTACCAAGAAGCGCATCATGACCCTCCGCAAGTCCATGTTCATCCACACCTCCCGCAAAGCCCTCGAGAAGGTCGAGCTCAAATGGATCGATACCTCCTCCGAGTTCGGTCACGGTGCTTTCCAGACCCCtgcggagaagaagcagtACCAGGGTACCCTCAAGAAGGACTTGGCCGCCAGCTCATGA